From Candidatus Vondammii sp. HM_W22, one genomic window encodes:
- a CDS encoding transposase, producing MNNLRVHHTKKVKRWLSNRAIKRYMGVFFLPTYSSELNSGEYLNCDLKTTLHSGETIFSVNDLEMSVKIPGSPDLLETIGLCRVFRSSLKS from the coding sequence CTGAACAACCTACGAGTGCATCATACCAAGAAGGTGAAGCGCTGGTTATCTAACCGGGCCATAAAACGCTATATGGGAGTCTTTTTCTTGCCTACCTATTCATCGGAACTGAACTCTGGCGAGTATCTGAATTGTGATCTGAAAACTACGCTTCATAGCGGAGAGACGATCTTTTCTGTGAATGATCTGGAAATGAGCGTGAAGATACCTGGCTCTCCAGATCTGCTAGAGACTATTGGCCTTTGTCGGGTTTTTAGAAGCTCCCTAAAGAGCTAA
- a CDS encoding class I SAM-dependent methyltransferase: protein MSKKANKGKKTLAQQADRHHLYELSVQYAASEIEFVDDTYKKLRGRHATLLREDFCGTANVCCEWVWQRKSNRAIGVDIDAEVLGWGRDNRVSKLSSGQKKRLQLLENNVLKAKTESPDVISAMNFSYWLFKQRKQLKSYFSKVREALIDDGVFFMDAYGGYDAFREIEEEREIDDGAFTYIWEQEKYEPISGGLICHIHFVFPDGSKLKRAFSYDWRLWTLPEIRELLEEVGFRNITFYWQGWDQDGEPDGIFEPADEGEADAGWICYITAEK, encoded by the coding sequence ATGTCAAAAAAGGCAAATAAGGGAAAAAAAACACTCGCACAGCAAGCTGACCGGCACCATCTTTATGAACTTTCGGTGCAATATGCCGCTTCGGAAATCGAGTTTGTTGATGACACTTATAAGAAACTTCGTGGACGACACGCAACACTCCTGCGGGAAGATTTCTGTGGCACTGCCAATGTCTGTTGTGAGTGGGTTTGGCAGCGCAAGAGCAACCGCGCCATTGGGGTAGACATCGATGCTGAAGTGCTTGGATGGGGACGAGACAACAGAGTTTCAAAACTATCCAGTGGTCAGAAAAAACGGCTGCAACTGCTTGAGAATAACGTTCTGAAAGCCAAGACAGAATCTCCCGACGTGATCTCAGCAATGAATTTCAGTTACTGGTTGTTCAAACAACGCAAACAGCTAAAAAGCTATTTCAGCAAGGTTCGTGAGGCACTAATCGACGATGGGGTCTTCTTCATGGATGCCTATGGCGGCTATGATGCTTTTCGCGAAATAGAAGAAGAGAGAGAAATTGACGATGGCGCCTTTACTTACATCTGGGAACAGGAAAAATACGAGCCGATCAGCGGCGGTCTGATCTGCCATATCCATTTCGTTTTTCCAGATGGGTCCAAGCTGAAGCGTGCTTTCAGTTATGATTGGCGACTCTGGACCTTGCCCGAAATCAGGGAACTGCTCGAAGAGGTCGGATTCCGTAATATCACTTTCTATTGGCAAGGCTGGGATCAAGATGGTGAGCCGGACGGCATCTTTGAACCCGCAGATGAAGGGGAAGCCGATGCTGGGTGGATTTGTTACATCACAGCAGAGAAATAA
- a CDS encoding YbaK/EbsC family protein, with product MLQRKLRLVPEDEPASVFTDCEIGSVPPMGEAYGIETLADSSLLDQPELLFKSQVITAYWSKWAIESSGI from the coding sequence ATGTTGCAGCGCAAATTGAGACTGGTTCCTGAAGATGAACCGGCAAGTGTCTTTACAGACTGCGAAATTGGCTCTGTGCCGCCCATGGGAGAAGCATACGGTATAGAAACTCTGGCCGACTCAAGCTTGCTGGACCAGCCAGAACTGCTTTTTAAGAGTCAGGTGATCACGGCGTATTGGTCAAAGTGGGCAATAGAGTCTTCAGGGATCTGA